The sequence gaaataaaatgattgGTCAGTACTAAGAGTGTCCAGTataacagagagaaaatcttgctgcttttcttataGATTTAATTTCTATTCTGAAAGACTTTAGTCCTGTTGTTCACTCGTTTAACCAGTTTCCCAATACAGCATTTTCAATGCTTATTATGCATGGGGTGGCTCTGTTTATtcagagaatataaaatataaagtcTGAAAGTCTTTATATGTAACAAGATCGagtcttaaaggaaaaaacgTAGGGTACAGGACTCAAATTTTTTGGAGTCACTTCAGAACATCACAACATGTTTCCTTTCTCTAAACCCAGTGTTTTACAGCATTTATTTCACTTCAACTACAATACTCattgtttctttgtgtgtgaCAGACGTTATTACTTTTATCAGATCAGACCTGCAATCCAGTTTTAAGACAATTTTACTTCAAAGTTACTTGCCCAGTCTAGTGATGGCGTGCATGCAAACAGAAATCAGGCAGAACCTCAGCCAGAGGTTCAGCATGTTCTTTGATGGTGAAGAACTTCATGTGTTTGCATTGGCTTATCTTGAACTGTGATTTGAGGATGGATATGCCAGACTCATTTATGCCACCTGTGAAAATAGTGAATGTTCAAAACCTTAATATTTTAGAGGAattaaactttgtttttctattCCTGCCAAGCAAGGAAGTACTCATGGTATTTCTTCAAAttctgcactttttttccctgtaatgaGTGCTTTTGACTTATTCCGGTTGTGAGGGAATACTGCAAATTCCCCTTATGGATCAGCCTACTGTTGGCTTCCCTGTGTTATGATTAGATAGGCTAAAGCAATATTGTGTTCAGTAGAACACTGTCTTTGATCACTGAAATGTTGCTAATTCCATCTGTGTAAATATCAGCATTACTAACCCAACAAAGAATATTCTTTCAACAAAGAACAACAATATACCTGTCTGCACAGGGAATGAAGAGCAAATATGTTTGTACCTCCAAaggttgttggttttggcaCATGGAATGAGTTCTGGAGCACTGTAAGCATTTCATTTCCTGTTAAATGAAGTTGACACTCTCTTTTCACAGGCATTGTCTGGCTTCAGACAGATCCATGTTATTGACATGGATACTATAGATGTTTCTAATCTGAACCGACAGTTTCTGTTTCGGTAAGTGGTATTTTCACTATTcaacttttggttttttaaatgtacttaaAATATGTGAATATGATCATTATTTTGGTTGAACAAGATATCATTAAAGATTACTGAACTTTCATAACACAATAATATTCATAATTAACTAAATGTTGTGTATGATTCCTTCTTGTTCAGAGATCTGTGGTGAGcgtgaagaaaattaacatagATTCCTTACCATTCAGATACAGCTAATGACTAATGAAAAAGTGACAGCAAAGAATAATGCACACAGATTGACATATCAATTTTTCTGGTGCCCTTTTCTTCCAAGCTAAGTGaaaaattgtggggtttttggcGCTGATAACCATAGTTACATGGACGTATTTAGGTAACTCAGGTTCTTATATCTTATGCTTTGCAGGGATGCCTTGATCAGGGCAACCTGatttagttgaagatgtccctgctcatcgcaggggtttggactagatgacccttgaaggtcccatccaacccaaactattctatatGATTCTGTAATATTATCCATATCAATAAATTGTCCTCCAGTAACAATTAGTCACTTAATTCAGTATTGCAATGCATGGAGTCTGGAAAGATTGAATCCActaaaaaatgtgtttgaaattgcttgatttttttctcagaccGAAGGATGTTGGGCGACCAAAAGCAGAAGTTGCAGCAGAATTCCTGAACAACCGCATTCCCAACTGTGCTGTCATAGCGTATCCTTTTGTAGAGAAGTAGTAGCCCCGAAACCTTCAGAAAACCTAGAAAATTCTGTAGGAGGTAAGACTATCTAAAGTATTTTGCTgtcattctctctttttcatacAATAAAGAGCAGATTCATTCAGCTGGTGATTGAGAAGTCTTTCTCAGTGACATTGGCATACAGCAAGTATGCATGGGGAAAGAAGGCTAAGCTTTAAGAAACtatattgtatttttccttctattgagtctttttattcaaatgcaatattcagattttcactgaaatattaaaatatcagGTTTATTCACCAGAGTCTTTTGAGTGTGTACTGGTAGGAGACAGTTTGTAAACATGGAGCAGCACTTACTGATACAGGACTTTGTGAGAACACATTTTGAGCTTCCTAAATAGTTTGCCTACTGAGCTTTCTCCTCTGTGTGACTATTATCTTGTGTTCCTTACGTTTGTATTTTTCAGACGCCACAGCTTCAGCTGTGGGAATTTTCAATCTTAATTTTATATgctactgttttaaaaaaatagtaataaattaGATAATGTTTTGGCTTTAGGTTAGCAAATAGTAAACAGTAAACTTATCTActttataaatatattcctTTACTGAGCTTAcattcagatattttaaaaagattcaAGACATGGATGAAAGCTTCTATCGACGTAAGTGGTATTTGTTTCCTTGCCAACAGCCATTGTCCTTTAGGGGAACCTGGCAGGTGTTGCTGCAATCTAACCACCTGCTTTTCCTGGTGGTTAGATGGCTAACTACTTTAGTCTTCTACAGTATACTAGAAGTAGAAGTATGAAATAGACAAAACTTAAATGCATCTGTCATATAGGGAATCTAGGGGAGATAGTTAAACTGCAGTCAGTTCCTCTGGACTGTTATGGacagaatattttgcttttcttaagaAGTATGATTTAGTATGGACTTTAAATAATGTCTTTTTCCCCCTAGAGTTTCATATTATTGTTTGTGGGCTGGACTCTATAATTGCCAGAAGATGGATAAATGGCATGCTGGTAAAGTCTTCGATCTTTTTAAAGCCTGGTTGTTGCTTGAGTATAGATaactaaaatgaaacagattgGTGTAGAACGTATCATTAAAATGAAACGAGGTCTGTTGAAACTTCACTttatctgtttctgttttcttttgtctctttgtGAACAGgataaaatgcatgttttcttaGCTGCCTTTCTCTTGAGGAGTATTAGCCAACATTTGTGCAGTGCCCTGTAGGGGTAATTTCAAAGTTAGATCATAGTTGTGTGGCCTTGTGCAGTCAGCTTTTGAAAATCATAAGAAGGGAAgttccacagcttctctggatgCTCTCATTGTGAACATTTGGTTTTTTCTCATTAGCCAAACAGTACTTATTTTGCTGCAACTTGTAAATGTTATCTTTTGGAGTCCTGCTGCTACACAGTAGTAGAAGGCTTGAGTATTTACCAgtattaacaaaacaaaaaaaccccaacaaaacaacaaaccaagaattaaacccccaaatccttcaAACCAATTAGCCATTTGTTCTGGGATACTATAAGGGAATAACAGCATTTATCAGGGGAtaggggaggaggaggctgaaggTGGTTGATCAAGTCCTGTGCGCTGACAAATAAGTAGTGTTTTATACACTATGTACtcttaaaataaactgtataTTAAGCATTCAATCTTGTGGTGTACTATTAACAAAatttttagggggttttttttttgttttctttcttgcaacttgtttggaaaaacaaaatccagcaaAACCTCCTCTCCCCCATCCTTTATTCGTTAGATGTCATTTTTACATTATGAAGATGGTGTACTAGATCCAAGTTCCATCATACCTTTAATCGATGGAGGGACAGAaggttttaaaggaaatgtCCGTGTGATTATTCCTGGTATGACAGCCTGTGTTGAATGCACGCTTGAGCTTTACCCACCACAGGTAATTACAACTAGtgatatttcctttctttatatTCCTCTGATtagcttgtttcttttcctaacaCTATACATAATGTATTACACCCTTTCTCCTGGTTTTCCTCCCTTGCCCACACCAGGTCAATTTTCCCATGTGTACAATTGCGTCTATGCCCAGGCTACCAGAGCATTGTATTGAGTATGTCAGGATATTGCAGTGGCCCAAGGAGCAACCTTTTGGAGGTAATTAGTATATTGCACTGGTAAACTGACATTTCTCTTTATAACTAATTTGTTTTGAGTTAGGTATACACAGCGACTTTTAATAGAACAATCCTACCTTTTAACCTTAGGTATCTCATTGTTATATTCAGTCTAAGGCTGTTCTGAGCTGGTGATGGATTTTCTCTTCTTGGACTTGCTTTCCAGTTCCACATTTGTTCATGTGTTTGTCATACTGCACAATGACTTTCCTGACTCACAATGTAACCTCTAACAGCTCTATAAAGCTGCAAAGTTAAGATAGTTTGTGTATAGAATATGTTAGAATTTACAATGTTTGTAGAAATGGTATTTGATTAAAGTATCAAGTTTTAATAACTTAATGGGGTATTCATTTTAacctcaaataaaaaaaaggtcggggtttttttagacaaaaagaacatttctgaagaattcTTAGGACTAACTTATTTGTAAATTTTTAACTCTGCTGTAGAAGGTGTTGCGTTGGATGGAGATGACCCTGAACATATACAGTGGATTTACCAGAAGTCTTTAGAAAGAGCATCACAATTTAATATTAAAGGTGTCACATACAGACTCACCCAAGGTAAGGGTATGGCATTTCACTGAGTTTATGACATTTGCAGTTAGGCTGGATTGGCATTCTATGTGTGTGTTATGACTAAGtttggcagctctgctgagaaagaaatagttcttttctcccttaacatcttaaaacagaaacaagcagctTGTTTCCTGTAccagcacaaatatttttaggaTGAATCAGATGTTTAAGCATTTGTGATGAATCAGAGGAACTTACTTGGgacaaaactgaaaattctttttgccattttatttttagcctggagcagctccacagTTTACATTACACTGTGACCACTTTTGCTGGGTCAAAGAGTATGAACAGGAGAATGAGATTGCTTCTTTTAGAAAGAACAACGTTTTATGCCAGTTTAGGCTGGTAAAGACTATAACATCTGTTCTTCACCACTGTGCGTGCCTCTGTTCACATCGAGATGCAGAATGCCGCCACTCattgaatatttaaaacactAACCAAATAGAAAAGAAGTGGAGAATCTCATACAGAGTCTCCAGAATTTGTAATAACTTCTGTTTGTTGGTGTGTAGTGCTGAGAATACATTTGAAATGCTGGGCTTGAAATGCCACACTTGAACCTCAGTGTGTGCCTTTCTATCGAAAAAGGGCAAACCGATTCTTGTGTATCTTCCTCAGATTCCACCTAGTGTATTGCGGATAGTCTCTTCTTCGCAGCAGTTTATACTGGCTTCTCTAGTAGTATTTTTTGGTACAGATAAATGTGAATTCTGGTTATGAAACATAATTATGTGCATGCAGATGGCAGCATGGTTTCAGCATTCGAAGGTGGCTTACTTGTAAAGTACATagaagaaagaaggcaaaagctTTATGCATGTTTTCTCAGGTATGAAGGGATACAAGTGAATAATGAGAAACCAGAGGAACCTCAGACTACTTAggaatttgctgtgttttggcagGCCTGAGAAAGAGTGAACCTCCTTGTTCCCGGTGTACAAACTTTATGCATCGGAAATCTTGCTTTGTATCAGTGTATGTACCTGGCTGTTTGGCTGGATGGGCTCAGTAAGAAGAGTTGGCTGCAGATGCCAGTACAGTTTGGCAAGCCCGTTCTTGCAGAAGGAATTCCAAACTCAAATATCTTTCCTTCATGAGTTTTTCCAGTTAAGGAAGACTAGAACTGGGTTTGAAGTTAATTTTCAGTGGTAAATACGGAGTACTTGGTTTTAGAATTAGTTCATTAGTTCTCTTTGTGCAATACCTTCTTTTTCGCAACGTGCTCGATCCAttcctaaaatgaaaaagcactTAAGTACTTGAGCGACATGCCATCATACCTTATTGTTACAGAAACTCCTGGAAAGTGTAAAGTACTTTCGGGTACACCCTTCTGTAATTATTCTGGCTAAAAGTCATATCTCAGTTGTCTCTctttggaaaagacaaagctgtatgttttgtttttacagggGTGGTTAAACGAATTATTCCAGCAGTAGCTTCTACAAATGCAGTAATTGCAGGTATGCTACAAGAACTCATTGCACTTCTGCTTTACACACTTTAGGGTTTTGTAAGGCAACAGTTTGGAATTGAGAACTTTTTTACTGGGTTTGATGTATTCTTACagtctcatttctgttttccatagaGAAACTGTAAATGACTATAAATTTTAAACTTGTGTATGACTCTGGAAGTGAGGAAAAGCATTTGAGAatggggaaaaaccccacagtgtATCAGCTTAGTGCTAAGTCTATGGTGTTAATGCATAGAACTGTCAGCTACCttcagatgtttatttttctctttacaaatTGTTGTACTTGATTTACTTTTTGTCTCTTGCGGTACAACTCTGCGCACTAATGAAGAAACTTGGTTTTTTCCTCGTTGCAGC comes from Strigops habroptila isolate Jane chromosome 11, bStrHab1.2.pri, whole genome shotgun sequence and encodes:
- the UBA3 gene encoding NEDD8-activating enzyme E1 catalytic subunit isoform X2, which produces MADSEEPMAVDGGCGDTGDWEGRWNHVRKFLERSGPFTHPDFEPGTQALEFLLNTCKVLVIGAGGLGCELLKNLALSGFRQIHVIDMDTIDVSNLNRQFLFRPKDVGRPKAEVAAEFLNNRIPNCAVIAYFKKIQDMDESFYRQFHIIVCGLDSIIARRWINGMLMSFLHYEDGVLDPSSIIPLIDGGTEGFKGNVRVIIPGMTACVECTLELYPPQVNFPMCTIASMPRLPEHCIEYVRILQWPKEQPFGEGVALDGDDPEHIQWIYQKSLERASQFNIKGVTYRLTQGVVKRIIPAVASTNAVIAAVCATEVFKIATSAYIPLNNYLVFNDVDGLYTHTFEAERKENCPACSQLPQNIEISPSAKLQEILDYLTNNASLQMKSPAITATMYGGNKTLYLQTVASIEERTRPNLSKTLKELGLVDGQELAVADVTTPQTMLFKLHFTT
- the UBA3 gene encoding NEDD8-activating enzyme E1 catalytic subunit isoform X1, with the protein product MADSEEPEKKRRRLEELLADGMAVDGGCGDTGDWEGRWNHVRKFLERSGPFTHPDFEPGTQALEFLLNTCKVLVIGAGGLGCELLKNLALSGFRQIHVIDMDTIDVSNLNRQFLFRPKDVGRPKAEVAAEFLNNRIPNCAVIAYFKKIQDMDESFYRQFHIIVCGLDSIIARRWINGMLMSFLHYEDGVLDPSSIIPLIDGGTEGFKGNVRVIIPGMTACVECTLELYPPQVNFPMCTIASMPRLPEHCIEYVRILQWPKEQPFGEGVALDGDDPEHIQWIYQKSLERASQFNIKGVTYRLTQGVVKRIIPAVASTNAVIAAVCATEVFKIATSAYIPLNNYLVFNDVDGLYTHTFEAERKENCPACSQLPQNIEISPSAKLQEILDYLTNNASLQMKSPAITATMYGGNKTLYLQTVASIEERTRPNLSKTLKELGLVDGQELAVADVTTPQTMLFKLHFTT
- the UBA3 gene encoding NEDD8-activating enzyme E1 catalytic subunit isoform X4, with product MADSEEPEKKRRRLEELLADGMAVDGGCGDTGDWEGRWNHVRKFLERSGPFTHPDFEPGTQALEFLLNTCKVLVIGAGGLGCELLKNLALSGFRQIHVIDMDTIDVSNLNRQFLFRPKDVGRPKAEVAAEFLNNRIPNCAVIAYFKKIQDMDESFYRQFHIIVCGLDSIIARRWINGMLMSFLHYEDGVLDPSSIIPLIDGGTEGFKGNVRVIIPGMTACVECTLELYPPQVNFPMCTIASMPRLPEHCIEYVRILQWPKEQPFGEGVALDGDDPEHIQWIYQKSLERASQFNIKGVTYRLTQGVVKRIIPAVASTNAVIAVHTFLLTTTWCLMMWMDYTHTHLKLRGRQMKSPAITATMYGGNKTLYLQTVASIEERTRPNLSKTLKELGLVDGQELAVADVTTPQTMLFKLHFTT
- the UBA3 gene encoding NEDD8-activating enzyme E1 catalytic subunit isoform X3; protein product: MAVDGGCGDTGDWEGRWNHVRKFLERSGPFTHPDFEPGTQALEFLLNTCKVLVIGAGGLGCELLKNLALSGFRQIHVIDMDTIDVSNLNRQFLFRPKDVGRPKAEVAAEFLNNRIPNCAVIAYFKKIQDMDESFYRQFHIIVCGLDSIIARRWINGMLMSFLHYEDGVLDPSSIIPLIDGGTEGFKGNVRVIIPGMTACVECTLELYPPQVNFPMCTIASMPRLPEHCIEYVRILQWPKEQPFGEGVALDGDDPEHIQWIYQKSLERASQFNIKGVTYRLTQGVVKRIIPAVASTNAVIAAVCATEVFKIATSAYIPLNNYLVFNDVDGLYTHTFEAERKENCPACSQLPQNIEISPSAKLQEILDYLTNNASLQMKSPAITATMYGGNKTLYLQTVASIEERTRPNLSKTLKELGLVDGQELAVADVTTPQTMLFKLHFTT